Genomic DNA from Triticum dicoccoides isolate Atlit2015 ecotype Zavitan chromosome 4B, WEW_v2.0, whole genome shotgun sequence:
GGAATTCCGTTGATTTCTtgtgttatactccctccgtccgaaaatacttgtcgtacaaacggataaaattggatgtatccagaattaaaatacatctagatacatccattttcccgAGTATGCCATAGAAAAGACACATGCGTGATTTCAAAATACCATGGCATCCAAATTCTACGTTTGTTATACTCAGCACTTTTGGAGGCCCTAATTTTGCATCTTAGAAAgtgccagatttgccaaatttattTTTACTACAGTCAACTGTATGAAAAACTTTGACGCCCGACACAATTCGGCCGCACTCTGTAGTATATCCAGGTGCAACTGATTGCCCCGATGCAGTGCTGAACCGATATGGATTACAGTACAGGCATTCAGATACATGTATCTGCCAAGTCTGTCAACACGATTCAGATACCACACCACAAGCAAAAGACTGAAGGTGCAGCCACATTATTCACACAGGGGGCACAGGTATATTTATGTGACTTGAGAACAAACTCAAAACTGCACATTTACAACTCTGCTAGCATCTACATCTGGCCTATACAACACACCCCTCCAATGCGTGTTGAATGTCAATAAACCCGTATCTATCATTTGTAACAAACCGTATAGCAACTTAAACTTTCAAATTTTCAAGAATCTGTCCACCCCTCAGGGAGCCGCCACCGCCGGTGCCAGTAAATAGACACCCGGGACCAGAGCGGGAACATGAAGCTGTAGTCTGCGGCCTCATCGGGCACGCCACCTACCGTCAGCGGCAGCCACACGTACCGCGAGTCCCGCAGCTCCGAAGGGTTCCACCGGTCGGCCATGAAGATGAACGAGCCTCTTAAGCCTGGGAGTGGCAGCACGAATGTGCTCTGGGAGAAGAACGTCGTCGACCGGAATATGTCGTTCCCTCCCACGCAGGGGTTCCCCAGCGTCTCCCAAGGCCCCATGACCGACGTCGCGGCGTGAGCCAGCGCGGTGTTCGGCGCCCAGCCCGTGCACCCTGAGGTTATCATGTAGTAGGTGCCGTCGAACTTGAAGAGCGACGGGGCTTCTCGGTGCTGCGCGACGAGAAGCCTCCTCATGTCGTCCGTCACGTCGAGGTAGTCGTCGGTTAGCTGGCCGATGTGGAGCTCGCTGTTGTCCTCGGATGAGTATATCAGGTAGGCCTTCCCATTGTCATCCTTGAAAATGGTCATGTCTCTGCTCTCGCAGTCATGTGGGCGCTTGCTGTAGAGGTAGGAGAACGGGCCTGTGGGAGAGTCGCTGACCGCCACGCCGACCGACGCCTTGGTGTAGTTAGCATCATCTATGTGCATCCACATCACGTATTTGCCGGTCCGATCGTTGTAGATCACCTTCGGCCTCTCCAGGACGTTGGATACGTGGAGGTCATGTGTCACATTCTTTTTCTCGCCACGGAGCACGACTCCTTCATTTTTCCATGCCCACAGATCCTTGGAAGAATAGCAACTCACTCCAACGATGTCAACCTGGGAGGTAGATCATCTTGGTCAGAATGACATGACAAAACAAACATAGCAGCAAATGACATGACAAGTTCAACTGCTGAACATCACTAACTTATGTAGTAT
This window encodes:
- the LOC119291331 gene encoding uncharacterized protein LOC119291331, which encodes MSGGSMAMGARSKHHPKSLALRCYCYAASHRSLTLLVWGLAALVVLLNFHLLVTHGKDDQSGRPREIHRTILRELEVVEEERFQVTPARSRRNPRAVRRKGEHTKPLSVVDEFLDESSAVHDMFFPEPRTAIDPVHGGNDSMYFYHPGRVWLDTDGKPIQAHGGGVLYDERTETYFWYGENKDGKTYKAHSKGADRVDIVGVSCYSSKDLWAWKNEGVVLRGEKKNVTHDLHVSNVLERPKVIYNDRTGKYVMWMHIDDANYTKASVGVAVSDSPTGPFSYLYSKRPHDCESRDMTIFKDDNGKAYLIYSSEDNSELHIGQLTDDYLDVTDDMRRLLVAQHREAPSLFKFDGTYYMITSGCTGWAPNTALAHAATSVMGPWETLGNPCVGGNDIFRSTTFFSQSTFVLPLPGLRGSFIFMADRWNPSELRDSRYVWLPLTVGGVPDEAADYSFMFPLWSRVSIYWHRRWRLPEGWTDS